The proteins below are encoded in one region of Acanthochromis polyacanthus isolate Apoly-LR-REF ecotype Palm Island chromosome 4, KAUST_Apoly_ChrSc, whole genome shotgun sequence:
- the si:ch211-121a2.4 gene encoding transmembrane protein 205, producing MSTDGEPSFGVKLLQLLLLSTYWGMQIWVTFISSFVMDNHLNRHTYGFIQSRLVPFYLHLGSACAFFNLTIYAVFHPSDTMNDREAFQIFVFFVSVTIAAVNAQWFGQMTSEIMADMHLIEQACGLGQDIGLSSNREAYAKLCETDVKYRHLSNRLWLYRLLSSLCNLCCIGCNFHSLCYMAENLVTL from the exons ATGTCTACTGACGGAGAGCCCTCGTTTGGTGTGAAGCTCCTGCAGCTTCTGCTCCTTTCCACCTACTGGGGGATGCAGATTTGGGTCACCTTCATTTCAA GCTTCGTGATGGACAACCACCTCAACAGACACACTTACGGGTTCATTCAGAGTCGCCTTGTCCCGTTCTACCTCCACCTGGGTTCAGCCTGTGCCTTCTTTAACCTCACCATCTACGCTGTGTTTCATCCCAGTGACACCATGAATGACAGAGAAGCCTTTCAG ATCTTCGTCTTCTTCGTGTCTGTGACGATCGCGGCCGTCAACGCTCAGTGGTTCGGCCAGATGACATCAGAAATCATGGCGGACATGCATCTCATTGAGCAGGCGTGCGGGCTCGGTCAGGACATCGGCCTGTCGTCTAATCGCGAGGCTTACGCCAAGCTGTGCGAGACGGATGTCAAATACAGACACCTGAGCAACCGCCTGTGGCTGTACAGACTGCTGTCCTCTCTGTGTAACCTCTGCTGCATAGGCTGCAACTTCCACAGTCTCTGCTACATGGCTGAGAACCTTGTCACGCTGTAA